From Oceanivirga salmonicida, a single genomic window includes:
- a CDS encoding lipoate--protein ligase family protein: protein MIELKDLTKLPLYVYEREIVNNEESYIPFELTKQFLLDISHKENYLLLYIWPMQKTVILGMIDKNLPYFEEAKSEIRKYDYEPVVRNIGGLAVVADEGILNFSLFIPDIFDEKISITNAYLIIVDLINLSLSDFNKKIFVGEIKKSYCPGNYDLSIDGKKFAGIAQKRVKKGIVVSIYISVYGNQKQRGEIIYNFYKKGLAHEKNDMYPSIDIDCMDTLSNLLGFNFTIINLLDRITNVLSEIGFKIKKIDGCDINE from the coding sequence ATGATTGAATTAAAAGATTTAACAAAATTACCTTTATATGTTTATGAAAGAGAAATTGTAAATAATGAAGAAAGTTATATACCTTTTGAATTAACAAAACAATTTTTATTAGATATAAGTCATAAAGAAAATTATCTTTTATTATATATTTGGCCAATGCAAAAAACAGTTATTTTAGGCATGATAGATAAAAATTTACCATATTTTGAAGAAGCCAAGAGTGAAATAAGAAAATATGATTATGAACCTGTTGTTAGGAATATAGGGGGATTAGCTGTAGTAGCCGATGAAGGTATTTTAAATTTTTCTCTATTTATACCAGATATATTTGATGAAAAAATATCTATAACAAATGCATATTTAATAATTGTGGATTTAATAAACTTAAGTTTATCTGATTTTAATAAAAAAATTTTCGTTGGTGAAATAAAGAAATCTTACTGCCCTGGAAATTATGATCTCAGTATTGATGGTAAAAAATTTGCAGGAATTGCACAAAAAAGAGTAAAAAAAGGAATAGTAGTTTCAATATATATAAGTGTTTATGGGAACCAGAAACAAAGAGGAGAAATAATTTATAACTTCTATAAAAAAGGATTAGCTCATGAAAAAAATGATATGTACCCAAGTATAGATATAGATTGTATGGATACACTTTCTAATTTATTAGGTTTTAATTTTACGATAATTAATTTGTTAGATAGAATAACTAATGTTTTAAGTGAAATAGGGTTTAAAATTAAAAAAATAGATGGATGTGATATTAATGAATGA
- a CDS encoding PTS system mannose/fructose/sorbose family transporter subunit IID — protein MIINNKNLSVEDKKMLNKIFLNSFLLEASYNYEGQQGLGYLLGIMPAINRFYKTEKERKEAYKRHLEIFNTTPQIATLIFGVTAALEKEASENKEFDKSSINSVKIGLMGPFAGIGDSFFWGTLRIIATGIGLSLAAQGTILGPILFLLIFNIPHILIRYFGTFIGYKFGQNIVTNAKGNNVLSKISKSANIVGLMVIGGMTSLMVKLSTIFSISLGDKTFEIQSYIDQIFPLLLPLLYTLFMVKLLKNNYKASTILFFTIAFGIIGAYLNIF, from the coding sequence TTGATAATTAATAATAAAAATTTATCCGTTGAAGATAAAAAAATGTTAAATAAAATATTTTTAAATTCATTTTTACTAGAAGCATCATATAATTATGAAGGACAACAGGGACTAGGGTATCTTTTAGGTATTATGCCTGCAATAAATAGATTTTATAAAACAGAAAAAGAACGAAAAGAAGCATATAAAAGACACCTAGAAATATTTAATACAACTCCACAAATAGCAACATTAATATTTGGAGTTACTGCTGCTCTTGAAAAAGAGGCAAGTGAAAATAAAGAATTTGATAAATCTTCAATTAATAGTGTTAAAATAGGATTAATGGGACCTTTTGCAGGTATAGGAGACTCATTTTTTTGGGGAACTCTTAGAATTATAGCAACAGGAATAGGTTTATCATTGGCAGCGCAAGGTACAATACTTGGCCCAATATTATTTTTATTAATATTTAATATTCCACATATATTAATTAGATATTTTGGGACATTTATAGGTTATAAGTTTGGACAAAACATTGTTACTAATGCCAAAGGAAATAATGTATTATCAAAAATTTCAAAATCAGCCAATATTGTTGGACTTATGGTTATTGGTGGAATGACATCATTAATGGTTAAATTATCAACTATATTTAGTATAAGTTTAGGTGATAAAACATTTGAAATACAATCTTATATAGATCAAATATTTCCATTATTATTACCACTATTATATACATTATTTATGGTGAAATTATTAAAAAATAATTATAAAGCATCAACAATATTATTTTTTACAATAGCATTTGGAATAATAGGAGCTTATTTAAATATATTTTAA
- a CDS encoding PTS sugar transporter subunit IIA gives MKKLIATHGKMSEGLKSSLELILGPINDIEIITAYIDGIKIEEEFEKWLSKLRKNEKSVVFTDIEGGSVNQYILSKKTENIILITGVNLPLLLEFCSDEEIDFEELITNSKKEIKKIEEVKKYVDDFDF, from the coding sequence ATGAAAAAATTAATAGCAACACATGGGAAAATGTCTGAGGGCCTTAAATCTTCTTTGGAATTAATTTTAGGACCTATAAATGACATAGAGATAATAACTGCATATATAGATGGAATTAAAATAGAAGAAGAATTTGAAAAATGGTTATCAAAGTTAAGAAAAAATGAAAAAAGTGTGGTATTTACAGATATAGAAGGTGGAAGTGTAAATCAATATATTCTATCTAAAAAAACTGAAAATATTATATTAATTACAGGAGTTAATTTGCCATTGTTATTGGAATTTTGTTCAGATGAAGAGATTGATTTTGAAGAACTAATAACTAATTCAAAAAAAGAAATAAAAAAAATAGAGGAAGTAAAAAAGTATGTGGATGATTTTGATTTTTAA
- a CDS encoding SIS domain-containing protein, translating into MFEYFEKIKKILNEVEKYEKYNIEKVVNEIIKAIKLKKSIYIFGASHAGILTQEMFYRAGGLMLINPIFSEEISLNVNPITHTSKMERLKGYGILIGERYNFKKGDILILHSVSGRNNVTIELAKYAKDKGLFTIGITNLKYSKKVQSRDSDGKKLYQIVDMVIDNHGELGDACLKIERIEQKVSPTSTVIGASIMNEIVYRVSQKIVEEGNNNPPIFYSANIDDGDIQNKKLYDIYKDLIHYKF; encoded by the coding sequence ATGTTTGAATATTTTGAAAAAATAAAAAAAATATTAAATGAAGTAGAAAAATATGAAAAATATAATATAGAAAAAGTTGTTAATGAGATAATAAAAGCAATAAAATTAAAAAAATCAATATATATTTTTGGAGCAAGTCATGCTGGTATTTTGACACAAGAAATGTTTTATAGAGCAGGAGGTTTAATGCTTATAAACCCTATATTTAGTGAAGAAATTTCACTGAATGTAAATCCTATAACGCATACTTCTAAAATGGAAAGATTAAAGGGTTATGGAATTTTAATAGGTGAAAGATACAATTTTAAAAAAGGAGATATTTTGATTTTGCATTCAGTTTCTGGAAGAAATAATGTAACTATTGAACTAGCAAAATATGCAAAAGATAAAGGTTTATTTACAATAGGAATAACTAATTTAAAATATTCTAAAAAAGTTCAATCAAGAGATAGTGATGGTAAAAAATTATATCAAATAGTTGATATGGTTATTGATAATCATGGTGAATTAGGAGATGCTTGCTTAAAAATTGAAAGGATAGAACAAAAAGTTTCACCAACATCAACTGTAATAGGAGCTTCTATAATGAATGAAATAGTATATAGAGTATCACAAAAAATTGTAGAAGAAGGAAATAATAACCCACCAATTTTTTATAGTGCCAATATAGATGATGGAGATATTCAAAATAAAAAATTATATGATATTTATAAAGATCTTATTCATTATAAATTTTAA
- a CDS encoding PTS mannose/fructose/sorbose/N-acetylgalactosamine transporter subunit IIC, with translation MQVAISIGLLLAILWFLEKMLGTPMIIRPIIVSSLVGIILNDVQSGILMGVTLELVFIGAIQIGASVPPDVLVGAGLGTAFAILSGKGAEIALALALPIAILAQSIKIVIFIYRSSFMSKAKKMAESGNIKGLYLLNLYGLIIQCLMYFFVAFFAILFGSEVVAEFIKVIPQPLLRGLGVAAKIIPAVGFALLLQPMLRKGNVMYFLLGFALVAYLNIPILGITLFGLILSYITVFDREIIISEESKVQSKGDDLFDN, from the coding sequence ATGCAAGTAGCGATCAGTATAGGATTATTATTAGCAATTTTATGGTTTTTAGAAAAAATGTTAGGAACACCTATGATTATTCGTCCAATAATTGTATCTAGTTTAGTAGGAATTATTCTTAATGATGTACAATCAGGTATTTTGATGGGAGTAACGTTAGAATTAGTATTTATAGGTGCAATACAAATAGGAGCATCGGTTCCGCCAGATGTTTTAGTAGGCGCAGGATTAGGAACGGCATTTGCTATATTAAGTGGGAAAGGAGCTGAAATAGCATTAGCATTGGCATTACCAATAGCCATATTAGCGCAAAGTATTAAAATAGTAATATTTATTTATAGAAGTTCTTTTATGAGCAAGGCTAAGAAAATGGCAGAATCTGGGAATATTAAAGGATTATATTTATTGAATTTATATGGTTTAATTATTCAATGTTTAATGTATTTTTTTGTCGCTTTTTTTGCAATATTATTTGGAAGTGAAGTAGTAGCAGAATTTATAAAAGTCATTCCTCAACCACTTTTAAGAGGATTAGGGGTAGCTGCTAAAATTATTCCAGCAGTTGGATTTGCATTATTATTACAACCAATGTTAAGAAAAGGAAATGTTATGTATTTCTTATTAGGATTTGCTTTGGTTGCTTATTTAAACATACCTATTTTAGGAATCACATTATTTGGATTAATACTTTCATATATAACTGTGTTTGATAGAGAAATTATAATATCAGAAGAATCAAAAGTACAAAGTAAGGGAGATGATTTATTTGATAATTAA
- a CDS encoding putative heavy metal-binding protein — protein MFEIQNAKTSNEVLKLIIKYTKIGIVMIITTTNNIEGHKIVKYHGIIFGEVITGVNFIKDIGAGLRDFFGGRSKGYEDELLTARSQALQELEERAKAVGANAIIGVKMDYEMLGVSNNMMMVTCSGTAVVIE, from the coding sequence GTGTTTGAAATACAAAATGCAAAAACTTCTAATGAAGTTTTAAAACTGATAATTAAATATACAAAAATAGGCATAGTTATGATAATTACAACTACTAATAATATTGAAGGACATAAAATAGTAAAATATCATGGTATAATTTTTGGTGAAGTAATAACAGGAGTAAACTTTATCAAGGATATTGGAGCAGGATTAAGAGATTTTTTTGGTGGACGTTCTAAAGGTTATGAGGATGAACTTTTAACTGCAAGAAGTCAAGCATTACAAGAATTAGAAGAAAGAGCTAAAGCAGTTGGTGCTAATGCAATAATTGGTGTTAAGATGGATTATGAAATGTTAGGAGTATCTAACAATATGATGATGGTAACTTGTTCAGGAACAGCAGTAGTTATAGAATAG
- a CDS encoding PTS ascorbate transporter subunit IIC: MDFISSNILRNPPILMAIISMIGLAIQKKNFSDIIKGSLLAAFAMIIIDAGVKLLIGTIIPINNAFSSITGGAVGEGLNAVTFTSKFGGMIGLVMFIGLFIHLLIARFTPIKTIFLTGHMLWWFPFIFVAAGVEGGLDGVYLIVFASVLSALYWSIMPWLLKSYVFKVTNDNSFTIGHPTGILSIIAGFIASKTGDTAKSTESLKFSSKLSFLREISITGSIVMMIIWLIIGGLIPILINENENLFMTSLKSGITFGAGLIVLLYGVRMLINQIIPAFKGISEKIVPNALPAFDCPILFNYKPNAVLIGFIVAMILSTIMIIIVNISGIFKFLLLPLVITSFFECGCAAVIAEGQGGIRGCIIGTSVVAIIMVLFLAISIYVYSNTIQNWMLIFGGNDFSVFGVIAKYIAQLLKMVI; the protein is encoded by the coding sequence ATGGATTTTATAAGTTCTAATATTTTACGTAATCCGCCAATTCTAATGGCAATAATTTCAATGATAGGATTAGCTATTCAAAAAAAGAATTTTTCGGATATTATTAAAGGATCTTTATTAGCAGCTTTTGCTATGATTATAATTGATGCAGGAGTTAAATTATTAATAGGAACAATAATCCCTATTAATAATGCCTTTTCTTCAATAACAGGAGGTGCAGTTGGCGAAGGATTAAATGCTGTTACATTTACTTCGAAATTTGGAGGTATGATAGGATTGGTAATGTTTATAGGATTATTTATACACTTATTAATAGCAAGATTTACTCCAATTAAAACGATATTTTTAACAGGTCATATGCTTTGGTGGTTTCCATTTATATTTGTTGCAGCAGGAGTTGAAGGTGGATTAGATGGAGTATATTTGATAGTGTTTGCTTCAGTATTATCTGCATTATATTGGTCTATAATGCCTTGGTTATTAAAATCTTATGTTTTTAAGGTTACAAATGATAATTCATTTACTATTGGTCACCCAACTGGAATATTGTCCATTATTGCAGGATTTATTGCTTCTAAAACAGGTGATACTGCTAAATCAACTGAAAGTTTGAAATTCTCATCTAAATTATCATTTTTAAGAGAAATTTCAATAACAGGTTCTATTGTAATGATGATTATATGGTTGATAATTGGGGGACTAATACCAATATTAATTAATGAAAATGAAAATTTATTTATGACTTCATTAAAATCTGGAATAACATTTGGTGCGGGATTAATAGTATTATTGTATGGTGTTCGTATGTTAATTAATCAAATAATACCAGCATTTAAAGGTATATCTGAAAAAATTGTTCCAAATGCATTACCAGCTTTTGATTGTCCAATATTATTTAATTATAAACCTAATGCAGTATTGATAGGATTTATAGTAGCTATGATATTATCAACAATAATGATTATAATAGTTAATATTAGTGGTATATTTAAATTTTTATTATTACCATTAGTTATTACTTCATTTTTTGAGTGTGGCTGTGCAGCAGTTATTGCGGAAGGGCAAGGTGGAATTCGTGGTTGTATAATAGGAACTTCTGTTGTTGCGATTATAATGGTTTTATTTTTAGCTATTTCAATATATGTTTATTCTAACACTATACAAAATTGGATGTTAATCTTTGGTGGTAATGATTTCTCCGTTTTTGGAGTAATTGCAAAATATATAGCACAACTTTTAAAAATGGTGATATAA
- a CDS encoding PTS sugar transporter subunit IIB produces the protein MIQLVRIDDRLLHGQVAYSWRSKLNYDAIIIANDKVSLDEFRKAAIKMCCPENVKLAIRSLDDAIELLKNEKLKTMNVFVILENIKDSIKLYENIDENPILNIGGLCNKDESKLISKGTYITMEEEKILGILKGKNVKIEFQLVPNDDKKYF, from the coding sequence ATGATACAATTAGTAAGAATAGATGACAGATTATTACATGGTCAAGTAGCTTATAGTTGGAGATCTAAACTTAATTATGATGCAATAATTATCGCAAATGATAAAGTTAGTTTGGATGAATTTAGGAAAGCAGCTATAAAAATGTGTTGTCCTGAAAATGTTAAACTGGCAATCAGGAGTTTAGATGATGCTATAGAATTATTGAAAAATGAAAAATTAAAAACAATGAATGTATTTGTGATATTAGAAAATATAAAAGATTCAATAAAATTATATGAAAATATAGATGAAAATCCCATTTTAAATATAGGGGGCCTATGTAATAAAGATGAAAGTAAATTAATAAGTAAGGGCACATATATTACCATGGAAGAAGAAAAAATATTAGGAATTTTAAAAGGTAAAAATGTAAAAATAGAGTTTCAATTAGTTCCTAATGATGATAAAAAATATTTTTAA